In one window of Malassezia japonica chromosome 9, complete sequence DNA:
- the NOP14 gene encoding nucleolar complex protein 14 (EggNog:ENOG503NX37; COG:J; BUSCO:EOG092620IA), whose amino-acid sequence MGSKKGGSQLAQLRTGLRDAGVTGSKPKKGQNEEGRVGQYRAQQRRKRLDALMGNLNAFDERVAKSKNDVLGRKVKGTTGRPGVTKSGAIQQRREQLLPEIAGRHRSSSFVDRRFGEYNPHMSVEDKMLQRFTHERQNRTGKTSLFDLNDDEDTGLTHYGRSLSGLEEMPDVYPDEDEDDQGNIDAHETEQGHFAGFDEPNDGTRNKAEVMKDIIAKSKLAKYERQKAKDQDDEMRMELDEELGDIRSLLFQRPQKEEGEEPEEPPKSTADEKSEAYDAFVREMAFERRAKPQDRLKSAEELAEEQAKRLREAEAARQRRMHGEEVVEEEDDEEGEEDDEAPAKRRLVEGSSGEKRSVRSAMGLGASLDAQFEPRFDMDDEEEEEDDEDDEEDDEDGEEDEEEDEDEDEDEEDDEEDDGLSKFERQHLRDTPAEDTAPGYGRSLPKRDEVPTLPFTFPCPTSHDAFLDILEEHQVQPSQLNTVISRIRTLHAPNLDEKNPERLQRFLGVLVDHLLYRASQGARGVHDNGSPSADFGVLNDLVLHIAELSKTYPARAAEHFVAKLAMMQRNLTRGLGRGPLELSSLTWPALPELCLLRTAGLVWPTSDRWHPVATPLSLLMAQYLAHARIRSLEDMASSLYLCTLLASNQRASKRLMPEALNALYSITAILLPSLKTSGTSPAKALAEEYGIPTPDVGAAHTAHLAVTEDATPSTPLRLATLLSGSHNDAQTRADLLHLALALQERLASLYQSSPGFVELFTPLAFLLEVGASRLRGSMPTLASLVSTTAAKLRAQLERAVENRRALRLQAHRALSIASYAPKFDQQAFDPKRATDPDTERAQTAKLRALLKKERKGAIRELRKDAQFLAEAREQARVEEDVSYKRKIDKITSGLQEERSEQKQLDRAKAVLKKRAGKK is encoded by the exons ATGGGCTCCAAGAAGGGCGGgtcgcagctcgcgcagctccgcACTGGCCTCCGCGACGCGGGTGTGACGGGCAGCAAGCCGAAAAAGGGGCAGAATGAAGAGGGGCGTGTCGGCCAGTaccgcgcgcagcagcgccgcaagcgtctcgacgcgctgatGGGCAACCTGAACGCCTttgacgagcgcgtggcAAAGAGCAAGaacgacgtgctcggccgcaAGGTCAAAGGCACGACCGGGCGCCCTGGCGTAACCAAGTCGGGTGCAatccagcagcgccgcgagcagctgctgccGGAAATCGCGGGTCGTCaccgctcgtcgtcgttcgtcgaccgccgctTTGGCGAGTACAATCCGCACATGTCCGTCGAGGACAAGATGCTGCAGCGTTtcacgcacgagcgccagaACCGCACAGGCAAGACGTCGCTCTTTGACCtgaacgacgacgaggacacCGGCCTGACGCACTACGGCCGCTCGCTCTCGGGCCTCGAAGAAATGCCAGACGTGTATCcagacgaggacgaggacgaccaAG GCAACATTGACGCCCACGAGACCGAGCAGGGGCACTTTGCGGGCTTTGACGAGCCGAACGATGGCACCCGCAACAAGGCCGAGGTCATGAAGGATATCATCGCCAAGTCCAAGCTCGCCAAGTACGAACGCCAAAAGGCCAAGGACCAGGACGACGAAATGCGCatggagctcgacgaggagctcggcgataTTCGCTCGCTCCTCTTCCAGCGCCCGCAGAAGGAGGAGGGCGAAGAGCCAGAGGAGCCGCCCAAGTCGACGGCCGACGAAAagagcgaggcgtacgATGCATTCGTGCGTGAAATGGCgttcgagcgccgcgcaaagCCACAGGACCGTCTCAAGTCGGCAGaagagctcgccgaggagcaggcaaagcgcctgcgcgaggcggaggcTGCGCGTCAGCGCCGTATGCACGGCGaagaggtcgtcgaggaggaggacgacgaggagggcgaagaggacgacgaggcgccggccaagCGCCGACTTGTCGAGGGATCCAGCGGCGAGaagcgctcggtgcgctcggcgatggGTCTTGGTGCGAGTCTCGATGCGCAGTTTGAGCCTCGCTTTGATATGGATGatgaggaagaggaggaagaCGATGAGGATGATGAGGAAGACGATGAGGATGGggaggaagacgaggaggaggacgaggatgaggacgaggatgaggaagacgacgaggaagacgacGGTCTCTCCAAATTCGAGCGTCAACACCTCCGTGATACCCCCGCCGAAGACACGGCGCCTGGCTACGGCCGCTCGCTCCCCAAACGCGACGAGGTCCCTACGCTCCCATTTACCTTCCCCTGCCCCACGTCGCATGACGCCTTTCTGGACATTTTAGAAGAGCACCAAGTGCAGCCCTCGCAACTCAACACCGTCATCAGTCGCATCCGCACGCTGCATGCGCCGAACCTGGACGAAAAGAACCccgagcgtctgcagcgctTCCTTGGCGTCCTGGTCGACCACCTGCTCTACCGTGCGAGCCAAGGCGCCCGCGGTGTGCACGACAACGGTTCGCCATCGGCCGACTTTGGCGTGCTCAACGATCTCGTGCTGCACATTGCCGAGCTTTCCAAGACATAccctgcgcgtgccgctgaGCACTTTGTGGCGAAGCTCGCCATGATGCAGCGCAACCTTACCCGTGGCCTCGGCCGTGGCCCCCTGGAGCTGAGCTCGCTGACGTGGCCTGCGCTGCCTGAGCTGtgcctgctgcgcaccgccggcctcgtgtggccgacgagcgacCGCTGGCACCccgtcgcgacgccgctgTCGCTGCTCATGGCGCAGTACCTCGCTCATGCACGCATCCGTTCGCTGGAGGATATGGCCTCTAGCCTGTACCTCTGCACGCTTCTTGCGTCGAACCAGCGTGCGAGCAAGCGCCTGatgcccgaggcgctcaatGCGCTCTACTCGATCACGGCCATTCTGCTTCCGTCCTTAAAGACGAGTGGCACGTCGCctgccaaggcgctcgcggaagAGTACGGCATCCCAACGCCGGatgtcggcgcggcgcacacggcgcacctcgccgtgaCCGAGGATGCGAcgcccagcacgccgctgcgccttgcgACGCTCCTCTCTGGCTCGCACAACGATGCAcagacgcgcgccgacctgttgcacctggcgctcgcgttgcaagagcgccttgcgtcgCTCTACCAGAGCAGCCCCGGCTTTGTGGAGCTCTTTACGCCGCTTGCCTTTTTGCTCGAGGTcggtgcgtcgcgcctGCGGGGCTcgatgccgacgctcgccaGTCTCGTAAGCACGACTGCGGCCAAGCTCCGTGcacagctcgagcgtgcggtcgagaaccgccgtgcgctgcgtctgcaGGCCCACCGTGCGCTGTCCATTGCGTCGTACGCGCCCAAGTTCGACCAGCAGGCCTTCGACCcgaagcgcgcgacggACCCCGAcacggagcgtgcgcagacggccaagctgcgtgcgctgctcaagaaggagcgcaagggagcgatccgcgagctgcgcaaggatGCGCAGTtcctggccgaggcgcgcgagcaggcgcgcgtcgaagAGGACGTGTCCTACAAGCGCAAGATCGACAAGATTACCAGTGGCCTCCAGGAGGAGCGCTCCGAGCAAaagcagctcgaccgcgcCAAGGCCGTGCTCAAGAAGCGCGCCGGCAAAAAGTAG
- the VPS41 gene encoding Vacuolar protein sorting-associated protein 41 (EggNog:ENOG503NWZR; COG:U), which yields MVQRKRSKRGKKGTAAPRESTPICEAQAHDVPSPAPRPAEAGQAAKAEPTDVAPNEADADVSDVNEPAAEDAPHAAGAHNPSSDERSLSQEHTASDSHPASDSHDAPDSYRAADPMLSETHSELRGAPSDTNDTRSESIPSDLSDSFDEEPMYNITSIGWSAKDIFSKDSLSAVAVSQDHIAIGMYSGMIYVLNKDGLLQKGFQFHTAAVHRLVFDTTGTFVGSAGMDGLVAIASLQTSEQYRFDFKRPVQTLALEPQFGQRSSRAFVCGGMSGALIHREKRWFGHKETVLHSGEGPIWAVAWHGRWIAWANERGVRILDAQTHELITFIPAPEPSVRCELARCTLVWRASATLLIAQGQRITVAHVNTRDAPAEMMQNVSGLSTLVPGLSSTSPSFYVEITDIFQLDSLVAGLALDGEHLVALAYLAHEDDLERLHDESVATAMLHPPDVPELRTINRHGEEVGSDVLSVLDSARLRCNDYHLCPVVEERQNPVRRRKEPHTVLYLATPSQLFVARPRTERDHIDWLLERREYREALERLEALGSEGAHALGFDTSAIGREYLLYLVDECDDYRGAAALFPLLLRTDANAWEEMVFLYLERNQLAAVLPEIPTQDPELSEVAYDMVLVHLLHTDEAKLLDTLRKWPAHLYSRQAVVAAIHDRPTSSATLLACLAELYLAGRQPGKALSYLVQLRDPAVFDLIREHNLFTDVQDKLGSLVELDQDLAGTPRPEASVVAPLLVDHLHSIPIDRAMPQLKPYPWYQYLYLNALFERDPQLITHYANLLVSLYAEYHYAKLMPFLRTMSYVYSFEKAYRICEKHDYVPEMVFLLGRTGDVRGALNLIIERLHDVTMAVDFVKQQDDDELWDRLLLYSQDKPAFIRGLLEHVGGEIDPVRIIRPIREGLAIEGLKPAVIKILHTIHLQHSLLQGCSQVQTQAARDLSVQHQDALRAARYCDANTKCVVCDEPMLHGAQPVVLFFCWHSAHLACVAPQAVRRAPALPFASALETTTAADARESEAWLSEDPSEDAPLQLAAGQQQPFAATIAAQSRARAQRHAMFRAKQLSLLPFARTGCPVCAENRAYCLEA from the exons ATGGTGCAACGCAAGCGGAGTAAGCGTGGGAAGAAgggcacggccgcgccgcgtgaGTCGACGCCGATatgcgaggcgcaggctcaCGATGTgccgtcgcctgcgccacgccCTGCCGAGGCGGGTCAGGCGGCGAAGGCGGAGCCTACCGATGTGGCTCCGAACGAGGCCGATGCCGACGTTTCCGACGTCAACGAGCCTGCGGCcgaggatgcgccgcatgcTGCGGGTGCGCATAACCCCTCTTCGGACGAGCGGTCTTTATCACAGGAGCACACAGCGTCCGACTCGCACCCTGCTTCTGATTCACACGATGCGCCCGACTCGTACCGAGCGGCGGACCCTATGCTCTCTGAAACGCATTCCGAattgcgcggcgcaccgtccGATACGAACGACACACGCTCGGAATCGATACCGTCGGACCTCTCCGATTCCTTTGACGAGGAGCCCATGTACAACATCACCTCGATTGGATGGAGTGCCAAGGATATCTTCTCGAAAGACTCGCTCAGCGCTGTCGCCGTGTCGCAGGACCATATTGCGATCGGGATGTATTCTGGCATGATCTATGTCCTGAACAAGGACGGCCTTCTCCAAAAAGGCTTCCAGTTCCATACCGCCGCGGTCCACCGCCTGGTCTTTGACACGACCGGCACGTTTgtcggcagcgccggcaTGGACGGCCTTGTGGCCATTGCGTCGCTGCAGACCTCTGAGCAGTACCGCTTTGACTTTAAGCGGCCCGTCCAGACGCTCGCACTCGAGCCGCAGTTCGGCCAGCGCTCCTCGCGTGCGTTCGTATGCGGCGGCATGAGCGGTGCGCTGATCCACCGCGAAAAGCGCTGGTTCGGCCACAAGGAGACCGTGCTGCATTCAGGTGAAGGGCCGATCTGGGCCGTGGCGTGGCACGGCCGCTGGATTGCGTGGGCGAACGAGCGGGGCGTGCGTATTCTCGACGCACAGACGCACGAGCTCATCACTTTTATTCCCGCGCCGgagccgagcgtgcgctgcgaactggcgcggtgcacgctcgtatggcgcgcgagcgcgacgctgctcaTTGCGCAAGGGCAGCGCATCACGGTGGCGCATGTAAatacgcgcgacgcgcctgcagAGATGATGCAGAACGTATCGGGCCTGTCGACGCTCGTGCCCGGCCTgagctcgacctcgccgtcgtTCTACGTCGAGATCACCGACATCTTTCagctcgactcgctcgtcgccgggcttgcgctggacggcgagcacctcgtggcgcttgcgtacctcgcgcacgaggaCGATCTCGAGCGGCTGCACGATgagagcgtcgcgaccgCCATGCTGCATCCGCCTGACGtgcccgagctgcgcacgatcAACCGCCACGGCGAAGaggtcggcagcgacgtgCTGAGCGTGCTGGActcggcgcggctgcgctgcaACGACTACCACCTGTGCCCGGTCGTGGAAGAGCGGCAGAATCCGGTGCGCAGACGCAAAGAGCCGCACACGGTGCTTTacctcgcgacgccgtcgcagctgttcgtcgcgcgcccgcgcaccgagcgcgatCATATCGACTGGCTcttggagcgccgcgaataccgcgaggcgctcgagaggctcgaggcgctcggcagcgaaggcgcacacgcgctcggcttTGATACGAGCGCGATTGGGCGCGAGTACCTCTTGTACCTCGTTGACGAGTGCGACGACtaccgcggcgccgcggcgctcttcccactgctcctgcgcacggACGCGAATGCGTGGGAGGAAATGGTCTTTTTgtacctcgagcgcaaccAGCTTGCGGCGGTCCTTCCTGAAATTCCGACGCAGGACCCCGAGCTGAGCGAGGTCGCGTACGATATGGTGCTGGTGCACCTTCTGCATACCGACGAAGCCAAGCTGTTGGATACGCTGCGGAAGTGGCCTGCGCATTTGTACTCGCGCCAGGCGGTCGTTGCTGCGATCCACGACCGCCCGACGTCGTCTGCGACGCTGCTTGCGTGCCTGGCCGAGCTGTACCTCGCCGGCCGGCAGCCCGGCAAGGCACTGTCGTACCttgtgcagctgcgcgatcCGGCGGTATTCGACCTGATCCGCGAGCACAATCTCTTTACCGACGTGCAGGACAAGCTCGGTTCGCTGGTCGAGCTGGACCAGGACCTTGCCgggacgccgcgccccgaggcgagtgtcgtcgcgccgctccttgTCGACCATCTGCACTCGATCCCCATCGACCGCGCAATGCCGCAGTTGAAGCCGTACCCGTGGTACCAGTACCTCTACCTGAACGCGCTCTTTGAGCGCGATCCCCAGCTGATCACGCACTATGCTAACCTCTTGGTGAGCCTGTACGCGGAATACCACTATGCCAAGCTCATGCCGTTCCTACGCACGATGAGCTACGTCTACTCGTTCGAGAAAGCGTACCGCATTTGTGAGAAGCACGACTATGTCCCGGAAATGGTCTTTTTGCTGGGCCGTaccggcgacgtgcgcggcgcgctgaaCCTCAtcatcgagcgcctgcacgacGTGACCATGGCCGTCGACTTTGTAAAGCagcaggacgacgacgagctctgGGACCGCCTGCTCCTCTACTCGCAGGACAAGCCCGCGTTTATCCGcggcctcctcgagcacgtcggcggcgaAATCGACCCGGTGCGCATCATCCGGCCCATCCGCGAGGGACTCGCGATCGAGGGACTGAAGCCCGCCGTGATCAAGATCCTGCACACGATCCACCTGCAGCACTCGCTTTTGCAGGGATGCAGCCAAGTCCAAACacaggccgcgcgcgacctcTCCGTGCAGCACCAGGATGCCCTGCGTGCTGCGCGGTACTGCGATG CGAATACAAAATGCGTCGTGTGCGACGAACCGATGCTCCACGGCGCACAGCCCGTCGTGCTCTTCTTTTGCTGGCACTCGGCGCACCTCGCATGCgttgcgccgcaggccgtgcgccgtgcgccggcccTGCCATTTGCatcggcgctcgagacgaccaccgccgcggacgcacgcgagagcgaggcgtGGCTCAGCGAGGACCCGTCCGAAGACGCcccgctgcagctcgccgcagGGCAACAACAGCCGTTCGCAGCGACGATCGCCGCACAgagccgcgcacgcgcacagCGCCACGCCATGTTCCGTGCAAAGCAGCTGTCTCTGCTGCCGTTTGCACGCACAGGGTGCCCAGTGTGTGCGGAAAATAGAGCGTACTGTTTAGAGGCGTAG
- the mrpl7 gene encoding 54S ribosomal protein L7, mitochondrial (COG:J; BUSCO:EOG09264K2W; EggNog:ENOG503NUAN) — MLRAAPLLRGAHALSLANVRAVHTSAVRMHDYVPPRNQLPEHPLEIGAVQGSRLREHYERTLAADMLYMMYEPTPEPAPQPSESLTDDRDDDRVRRWHGASPYFEHRSARPQRGNRPLLPLATPLSESRHIEHDIPRLDRVVLTAFCRDAITNKQALLPLLGQLRAVTGLPVLGSLADPTVGSSPEMAKLARNGYVQVLRAKKGVASFKLRPDMPVGAQAVLLGDAAYEFIEVLTTFVLPRLRGFAGLQLPPASQPLLSPAAVSGVVSFGMGPEAMPLFPQVEVNLDQYPGRRHGFQVDCITNQRGRRATERARTLLSGLGLPFVRRGTIAL, encoded by the coding sequence ATGctgcgagctgcgccgcttctgcgtggcgcacacgcgctcTCCCTTGCGAATGTGCGTGCGGTGCacacgagcgccgtgcgcatgcACGACTACGTCCCTCCCCGCAACCAGCTGCCCGAGCACCCCCTCGAGATTGGCGCGGTGCAAGGCAGCCGTCTGCGCGAGCACtacgagcgcacgctcgcggccgacaTGTTGTATATGATGTACGAGCCGACGCCtgagcctgcgccgcagccgtccgagtcgctgaCGGACGACCGTGACGAcgaccgcgtgcgccgtTGGCATGGCGCCTCGCCCTACTTTGAGcaccgctcggcgcgtccgcaGCGCGGCAACCGTCCGCTGCTGCCTCTCGCCACGCCGCTCAGCGAGTCGCGCCACATTGAGCACGATATCCCCCGTCTGGACCGCGTGGTCCTGACCGCGTTCTGCCGCGACGCGATCACCAAcaagcaggcgctcctgcccctcctcggccagctgcgtgcggtgACTGGCCTGCCGGTCCtcggctcgctcgccgacccCACGGTGGGCAGCTCGCCCGAGATGGccaagctcgcgcgcaacgGCTACGTccaggtgctgcgcgccaaAAAAGGTGTGGCTTCCTTCAAGCTGCGCCCCGACATGCCGGTCGGCGCCCAGGCCGTGCtgctgggcgacgcggcgtacgAGTTCATCGAGGTGCTGACCACCTTTGTGCTGCCCCGCCTGCGCGGCTTTGCCGGTCTGCAGCTTCCTCCTGCGAGCCAGCCGCTGCTGAGCCCTGCGGCGGTGAGCGGTGTGGTGTCGTTCGGCATGGGCCCCGAAGCGATGCCGCTCTTTCCCCAGGTCGAAGTGAACCTGGACCAATACCCcggccggcggcacggcTTCCAGGTGGACTGCATTACGAACCAGcgtggccgccgcgcgacggagcgcgcgcggacGCTCCTCAGCGGTCTCGGCCTGCCGTTTGTGCGTCGCGGTACGATTGCGCTATAG
- a CDS encoding uncharacterized protein (EggNog:ENOG503P3YN; COG:C; COG:D; TransMembrane:1 (o32-51i)), with protein sequence MSQGVGYKQDLPPRGGFAPIRYKRNIPTKGPSGVALLSAVAGLTAFGFYRVGQNNIEKRELARERAWSRIHLTPLLLAESDRDTFRREKATLLREKELMKDVKGWEVRFLYSQQAGKSVYNTKRYTPNSYVVM encoded by the exons ATGAGTCAAGGCG TGGGCTACAAGCA GGATCTCCCGCCTCGCGGTGGTTTTGCGCCGATCCGGTACAAGCGCAACATCCCGACCAAGGGGCCGAGCGGTGTTGCGCTCCTCTCGGCGGTGGCCGGTCTGACGGCGTTCGGTTTCTACCGCGTGGGTCAGAACAACATTGAGAAGCG TGAGCTTGCGCGTGAGCGCGCGTGGAGCCGCATCCACCTGAcgccgctgctcctcgccgagtcCGACCGCGACACGTTCCGCCGCGAAAAGgcgacgctgctgcgcgaaaAGGAGCTCATGAAGGACGTCAAAGGCTGGGAGGTGCGTTTTCTCTACTCACAGCAGGCTGGCAAGAGTGTGTACAACACCAAGCGCTACACCCCCAACAGCTACGTAGTTATGTAG
- a CDS encoding uncharacterized protein (EggNog:ENOG503P20V; COG:Q) produces the protein MTSLAGKTALITGASRGIGAEIAKALAARGANVAIAAKSAEPHKTLPGTIHSVADELHAIAEQHGNQAKALPVQLDIRDDKAVEDAVERVASHFGALDIVVNNASAINLGPTVDAKAKVYDLVNGINARGTWLVSRFALPHLYKSAADGRAPRLLTMSPPLDKGLFELENGEIEHSFKFSKSLYAMSKVAMSTAAYALAAETKARGVASNTLWPYTMIGTSAMRIVSPEAGAERGWRSPGIVADAAARILEEDASFTGKFLIDELYLRERHQFTTDQIAEYSLGGRDTPITELEEDLYITQQVRNAVRAYY, from the exons ATGACCTCGCTCGCTGGCAAGACTGCGCTGAT TACTGGCGCCTCTCGTGGAATTGGTGCTGAGATCGCCAAGGCCCTCGCGGCCCGGGGCGCCAATGTCGCGATTGCGGCCAAGAGCGCCGAGCCCCACAAGACGCTCCCCGGCACGATCCActcggtcgccgacgagctgcatgcgattgccgagcagcacggcAACCAGGCCAAGGCCCTGCccgtgcagctcgacaTCCGTGACGACAAGGCGGTCGAGGAtgcggtcgagcgtgtcgcgtCGCACTTTGGTGCGCTCGACATTGTCGTGAATAAT GCCTCGGCCATCAACCTCGGCCCCACGGTCGatgccaaggccaaggtgTACGACCTGGTGAATGGCATCAATGCGCGCGGTACGTGGCTCGTGTcgcgctttgcgctgcCGCACTTGTACAAGTCCGCGGCGGACGGCCGCGCACCCCGGCTCCTCACCATGTCCCCCCCCCTGGACAAGGGCCTGTTTGAGCTGGAGAACGGCGAGATTGAGCACTCGTTTAAGTTCTCCAAGTCGCTCTATGCTATGAGCAAGGTCGCGATGTCGACTGCCGCCTATGCGCTTGCTGCCGAGaccaaggcgcgcggcgtcgcgagcaACACGCTGTGGCCGTACACGATGatcggcacgtcggcgatgcgcatcGTCAGCCCCGAGGctggcgccgagcgcggctgGCGGTCGCCCGGCAttgtcgccgacgccgccgcgcgcattctcgaggaggacgcgTCGTTCACCGGCAAGTTCCTCATCGACGAGCTgtacctgcgcgagcgccaccAGTTCACCACCGACCAGATCGCCGAGTAcagcctcggcggccgcgacaCGCCGATCACCGAGCTGGAGGAGGACCTGTACATTACGCAGCAGGTCCGCAACGCGGTCCGTGCCTACTACTAG
- a CDS encoding uncharacterized protein (EggNog:ENOG503Q3RE) yields the protein MAVCQFYLQGRCRFGANCRNEHPPKTGGGFAQQPSAFGGGNAFQNTKPEPEIALTKDGIAQDFGPHGRPLWKRTVYAPARCDPNLIAGLDTSPEEDRLLAYQARQSGQEAAYAQHAQQMEAQASAAYQQMASNTQGALNQALANRKQKEPAPAATPAFGQSKPSAFGSAQPSAFGAAAKPSAFGSTAAPSAFGASAPSAFGAPAASTAPSAFGTTAAPSAFGAAAAPSAFGSQPGTTGTSAFGTQPGTAGASAFGAQPNAASGASAFGATAAPSAFGTSQAQPAFGSQSAFGKPSAFGAAAQPSAFGAPSAFGSAAQPSAFGSTAKPSAFGSAPSAFGASAQPSAFGSTAQPSSFGAAAQPPAFGAAAQPSAFGAPSAFGSAGSAPSAFGAAGQPPTQPSAQPAAPSTTQPSQPSQPSQPSQPSQPSQPSAFGTTAQPSAFGAATPSAFGAATPSAFGAGASSAFGAGAPSAFGAPASSTPSAFGAAPAAAPPAMGTPAPAAPDVFARPDESELPSDVLDAFRAESFTWGAVPQIEPPRPLCT from the exons ATGGCCGTGTGCCAATTCTACCTGCAGGGCCGCTGCCGCTTTGGCGCGAACTGCAGGAACGAGCACCCGCCCAAGACGGGGGGCGGAttcgcgcagcagccgtCGGCGTTTGGAGGCGGCAATGCGTTCCAGAACACCAAGCCCGAGCCGGAAATCGCCCTCACCAAGGACGGCATCGCACAGGATTTTGGGCCGCATGGACGCCCGCTCTGGAAACGCACCGTGTACgcgccggcacgctgcgACCCCAATTTGATCGCTGGGCTGGATACAAGCCCAGAAGAAGACCGACTCTTGGCGTACCAGGCACGACAGTCGGGACAAGAGGCCGCCTAC gcgcaaCATGCTCAGCAGATGGAGGCACAGGCCAGTGCGGCATACCAGCAGATGGCGAGCAACACACAGGGCGCACTGAatcaggcgctcgcgaacCGCAAGCAAAAGGagccggcaccggcggcgacaCCAGCGTTTGGGCAGAGCAAGCCGAGCGCGTTTGGATCCGCACAGCCGTCGGCTTTTGGCGCAGCGGCCAAGCCGAGCGCGTTTGGGTCGACGGCAGCCCCGTCCGCgttcggcgcgtcggcccCGTCGGCATTCGGCGCGCCAGCGGCCAGTACGGCACCGTCCGCGTTCGGCACGACCGCCGCTCCGTCGGCATttggcgcggccgccgcgccgtctgCGTTTGGATCACAGCCGGGCACGACCGGCACGTCGGCATTTGGCACGCAGCCAGGCACGGCAGGCGCGTCCGCGTTTGGGGCGCAGCCTAACGCTGCCAGCGGTGCATCGGCCTTTGGCGCAACGGCTGCTCCGTCGGCCTTTGGCACTTCGCAGGCCCAGCCGGCGTTTGGCTCGCAGAGCGCGTTTGGGAAGCCGTCTGCGTTTGGAGCGGCCGCACAGCCCTCGGCATTTGGCGCGCCGTCTGCATTTGGATCGGCTGCGCAGCCCTCGGCCTTTGGTTCGACAGCCAAGCCCTCGGCCTTTGGGTCGGCTCCGTCCGCGTTTGGGGCCTCGGCTCAGCCGTCGGCATTTGGATCCACGGCGCAGCCGTCGTcgttcggcgcggccgcacaGCCGCCGGCGTTTggcgcagccgcgcagCCATCGGCGTTTGGCGCTCCGTCAGCATTTGGCTCGGCTGGATCGGCGCCTTCTGCCTttggcgcggcggggcAGCCACCCACACAGCCGTCCGCGCAGCCAGCTGCCCCGTCGACGACGCAGCCATCGCAGCCATCGCAGCCGTCGCAGCCGTCGCAGCCGTCGCAGCCGTCGCAGCCGTCGGCGTTTGGGACGACAGCCCAGCCGTCGGCCTTTGGCGCGGCTACGCCATCGGCCTTTGGCGCGGCTACGCCATCGGCCTTTGGTGCGGGTGCTTCGTCGGCCTTTGGCGCGGGTGCTCCGTCGGCCTTTggcgcaccggcgtccagcacgccgtcggcctTTGGCGCAGCAcccgccgctgcgccgccggccatgggcacgcccgcgcctgccgcccCCGACGTCTTCGCACGCCccgacgagagcgagctgccgagcgacgtcCTCGATGCATTCCGTGCCGAGTCGTTCACATGGGGCGCCGTTCCACAGATTgagccgccgcgtccgctGTGCACATAG
- the LSM3B gene encoding Sm-like protein lsm3b (EggNog:ENOG503P542; COG:A) gives MPELGVHEPFDLIRLSISERVLVKLRGDRELRGVLHAYDGHMNLIMGDVEETIYDVQVAEDTGAETIKITKRNSEMMFVRGDGVILVSPPRL, from the exons ATGCCGGAGCTGGGTGTGCACGAGCCGTTTGACTTGATCCGGCTCTCGATTagcgagcgcgtgctcgtgaagctgcgtggcgatcgcgagctgcgtggcgTGCTCCACGCGTACGATGGCCACATGAACCTGATCATGGGCGACGTCGAAGAGACGATCTACGACGTCCAGGTCGCCGAAGACACGGGCGCCGAGACGATCAAGATCACAAAACGCAACTCGGAGATGATGTTTGTGCGTGGCGATGGTGTGATTCTG gtgtcgccgccgcgttTGTAA